The following coding sequences lie in one Anomaloglossus baeobatrachus isolate aAnoBae1 chromosome 7, aAnoBae1.hap1, whole genome shotgun sequence genomic window:
- the LOC142246616 gene encoding E3 ubiquitin-protein ligase ubr3-like: MAAPPLLGRDKEEAAAQLKSELSRRTERGRQRLDELLERVLGAEPAGEALDWCRALLAGGDKFEDFCQAVRAYDNATLCGLVWTANFVAYRCRTCGISPCMSLCAECFNQGEHAGHDFNMFRSQAGGACDCGDGNVMRESGFCKRHRVKSSSCVPTVPHDLLVMSELVIPRFIFYLIQYLRDGYSEPVSLENIIAASDHFLERFFFH; encoded by the exons ATGGCGGCGCCGCCGCTTCTCGGCCGGGATAAGGAGGAGGCAGCGGCGCAGCTGAAGAGCGAGCTGAGCCGGCGGACGGAGCGGGGCCGGCAGCGGCTGGACGAGCTGCTGGAGCGGGTGCTGGGCGCGGAGCCGGCGGGGGAGGCGCTGGACTGGTGCCGGGCGCTGCTGGCCGGAGGGGACAAGTTCGAGGACTTCTGTCAGGCGGTGCGCGCCTACGACAACGCGACCCTGTGCGGCCTGGTGTGGACGGCGAACTTCGTGGCGTACCGGTGCCGGACGTGCGGCATCTCCCCCTGCATGTCCCTGTGCGCGGAGTGCTTCAACCAGGGCGAGCACGCCGGCCATGACTTCAACATGTTCCGCAGCCAGGCCGGGGGGGCGTGCGACTGCGGGGACGGCAACGTCATGCGGGAGAGCGG ATTTTGCAAAAGACACAGGGTAAAGTCGAGTTCGTGTGTTCCCACGGTGCCCCATGATCTGCTTGTGATGTCGGAGCTGGTTATACCTCGCTTCATCTTCTACCTTATTCAATACTTGAGAGACGGGTACAGCGAGCCTG